In the Apodemus sylvaticus chromosome 3, mApoSyl1.1, whole genome shotgun sequence genome, TTCTTATCCTCATTTACGGCCTATTTTAAAGAACTTCAAAAGGCACTGCCTTGGTACATAAGCCTCAGGCCCCTAATTCACCAACTCCACTGAGGAAGTTTTGGAAAATGTAGGATATAGTGAATATAATCCCCATTATTTGATCTAagtaatcataaaataaatgaataaaggtaTAGTCAGAATTCTGGTCAGCAAAGCATGCCCATGAACTCAGTGCAGTGACACTCCTAGCTATGGTCCAAGTAAGACAAAAGGATTGCTTCAGTTCCAGAGTTCACAAACTGTGCAGTATAAGGAGACCTCCTCTCTGGGGTAGATTCTTGCTCGAAGAATTATAGATATGAATATTTCAGAATTATATGTGAGGAACGCATGAATATAATATGAAGAATACGACTGACAAAGTTTTCACTACTTGCCAGGCACTGAACCCAAGAACTTCTCCTAATTTTCATAATAATATATTTGCTAATACAACATTAATTGAATTCTATTAattatatttacttctttttgtggTCCTGAGGAGTGAACCTGGGATCATGGGCATCTTTGGCAAGTACACTACCGCTGAGCAACACCCCTAGCCCTAATTACACGCACATAACATCAATATCATGGTTGCCGTTTTGCAGACTATCTAAGCACATATAACTGTGCAGGTTCACACTGCTGAATCAGAACTTTATTTTTAGCTGGTTTTGCACAGAATAATTGCATCATGTAAAGCAAGGCAGGGTGACTTTTCATGACTGTTTCGTTTACATCTGCATCCTTAATTCTTTTTGACTCTAACCACATCCACAGAATCTCATGGCCGGGCACACTGTTGGGTAAATAAGCACTGGAGTCCCTAGGAAGAGGAAGCTTCCTGTTCTGGAGGCACCAGGCTGTGGTCAACACCCATGGACCTGTGACTAGACAGCTGTACCGCGTGTGACGTACCACAGGTGTTAGCTGCTGTGCACCCGTTGGGCGCTAACGTGAGAcagttctgtgatttttttttccagtcccaGCCTACAGATCTGttctgcctcttctcccactgctCTGTAATGTAAGGGCAACCATGGCAGGCCAGGCCACTTCAAAAGCTCCTCTTATTTCCTTCCACCACACCATACCaacttctctgtctctcctgctgTCCTGGTCTCAGCTCTTTACAGTTGGAGAGATGCACAAAATGGTTTCTTTGCTGGGTGTAAGATGACAATCTTGCTCTCTGTAAAACTTCTTTGTAacaggggtttttttgttttgttttgctttgtgtttgttttgtcagCAAGTGTTTGAAAGAATTAGGAAAAAAAGGTCAGAGAAATGGCCCAGTAggctcttgcaaaggactcaggttcagttcctagcacccacgtggcagctcacagccatctgtaactctagtttcaggggatctgatataCTTTTCTGGAGTACATAGGTACCAGGTTTGCATGaagtgcatatatatacatccaGGCAAATGTTGATACACATAGAATaaagttaatatttttttcttcaacgagagggggcagggggaaagggagagagagagagaaggaaagggagagggagaaggaaggagggagagagagtaagagagtatAGATTAGACTTCTTGGGTTCAGCAAAACTACCTTGTACATAGTCACATGACCATTGTGACCATATTCTACCCTGGGATTAGTAGAATGCTAAGTTGAAATTACTTGCATCTACTCCAGAAGTCAGATAATAacttcagtatattttttaatatttcactaaatGAATTAAGATTTAACTTtactttatatatgcatatatatgtatgtacatgcacatatgtgtagcCTTGTACTGTTTTCTTTCTGCATATGGAAAGAGTACAATTATACTAGAAACTATGGCCCCCTTAAATTCAATCTCAGTGCTGCACAGAGGGTAGATTTTAAAAGCACTGTCAGCAAATAAGGTGAGGTTCCTAGAAAACTTCTGGAAAGGCTAGATATCTGTCACCTGAGTTGTGAAGtgatgccgtgtgtgtgtgtatgtgtgtgtgtgtgtgtgtgtgtgtgtgtgtgtgtgtgaattctggcagcactctcctctctcctctcatagGCACCAGTGAGTAGCTAGAGGCATGGGAGACAAGAATGAGCTCAGATTCCCTTTACCACCAGCAAAAGCCATGGAGATCACGCTAGaccttgaaaatattttgagGATATAATTCACTCATAAGATCGAAAATTGTATTGAGGCTGGGGGATAGCTTGATGATAGAGCACAAGGTTCATGCTCTAAGTCCTAGATTCAAGTCCCAacccctaaaacaaacaaacaatgcccCTCCCATTCTATTAAATATAACATGCATGGGACTTATGGATTCATTCTTCCTCTTCTACCCATTTTTTTCAGTgaacatatgtaaataaaagtacatattctttttccttcctctttctgaaTTTCTTAATACCGTATCGTATCCTACAGTCTTATAAGTCACAGAGGCCTTTCACACTGCATATACAACAGTGTTCCTGTCAGCCGGGCCTCCACTGAGGCTCACTGGGGTAGCTCCAGTTTTGCTGCTATGCGATGAAACCCATCCACACGTCTGTTTGCAAGCTTGCAGGTCCTGTGCATCTGCGGGACAGTGATGTCTTAGCGGTGATACGGGTGCTTCCATTTTCATGAGATGTCACCTGAAGACCATGCTGACAATAGCTGAGATTCTTGCCAATCTGACAAGTGAAGTCCTAGCTTGGCAcagtttcatttgcattttcttatcACAGGTGAAGTGGCACTATAAACTTATGGgtcaatttttgttgttattcgcTGTCTtgtctattgatttttttcatcttttttcttcccatttttaaAGGCATTTACATATGAAAGCGGTGAGCCCCTCTTCTATGGTGTGAGCTATAAATATCTCCTCCACAATTTCATTTGTTATAGTTTTATTTGTAGTCTTATTTGTCATAAGAATTTGGGGGGTGTGGCCGGCCGTTGCCTAGGAAGGGTACTCGCCTGGCTGCGACAGTAAAGGGGTTCTGCtgcattttgttgctacttcagagACCACACCTTCCTGAGAACCAGACCAGAAACGGAAGCATTATTTTGTAGCTATCAGAAGCCAAGACTCTGGAACACTGTTTGCTGCCTGTGGGGCTTCTCCCCTCACAGTGTACCAGTTGCTTCTGATCTACCGCCATTAGATACCTCCTGCCACCCATCCTAGTAGTATAGTTGCTCTTGGAAAGGAGTCCCACCACTGCCAGCAAGGAGTCCCTcactgactcctgtggttgaccTTTCCAGCACGCTAAAGAATAAAGGCAAAGGAGGCAAAAACAGGCACAGAGGTAAAAATGAATCTGAGAAAAGAGAGTTGGCATTTAAAGAGGATGGGCAAGAGTATGCTCAGGTGATCAAGATGCTGGGATGTGGACGCTTGGAAGCCACGAAGAAGAGGAAAGCTGAGAGAAAAGGTTTGGATAAATACCTTGGACATTATATTGATTGGTCTACGAGACTATCATAGATAACAAAGCTGATGTAATCTTAAAGTATAATGCAGATGAAGTAAGAAGTCTGAAGGCCTATGGAGAACTTTCAGAACATGCTAAAAACAATGAAACAGACACATTTGGTCCTGGGGATGATGATGAAATCCAGTTTGATGATATTGGAGATGATGATGAAGACACTGACTATCTAACCTGACCTAAGCATGTTACATTCCAAGTTCTCTGAAGATAGCTCGACACAATTGGCGTCTTGACCTTCAGCTGTTAAGTAAAACTTCATTTGGCATGTGTATGACTTGTTAACGCAAATTGATGACTTTATTTTGgaagtattatttttctttgaaaactaaAGATGTTGAGTTATCTTAAGTGACAAGTTAACACTTCGTACTTTTGGATATAACTGAACTTAGGGCACAGCAGTGTGCACTGTTAAGAGACTGCCTTCCCATTTGTGATGCTTCATTCTGGCACACGAGTGTTTTGTGTTAGCGGTTCTGCCGGGTGACCATCACGGGCTAAAGTCGGTCCAGGTCCAGCTCCCCTGCTCCCAGCCTTTAT is a window encoding:
- the LOC127680246 gene encoding eukaryotic translation initiation factor 1A-like — its product is MGIFGNTLKNKGKGGKNRHRGKNESEKRELAFKEDGQEYAQVIKMLGCGRLEATKKRKAERKDNKADVILKYNADEVRSLKAYGELSEHAKNNETDTFGPGDDDEIQFDDIGDDDEDTDYLT